The genomic window aaacgtattatcaaaatatatgcaatgtgagatttaatgaaactaatttgatattttaaatgttgctagttttttctataaaattagtacTTAATagtaaaaaagtcaaacgacttttaatatgaaacggatggatggagtagtaagTTTCTGCTTGGTATGTATGGTTCGGTTTGTAATTGTGGTGAAATTGAATGTAATCCACAGCCTCAGTCGAATCGGCAACCCAGGAGGTGGGCGCAGCGAGTTCGGGGGAGTGGAGCGGGGACGCCATACGCCGACGTTTCCTTGATTTCTATGCTGCCCGTGGCCACAAGATCCTTCCTAGCTCGTCGCTTGTGCCAGATGACCCCACCGTGTTCCTCACTATCGCCGGGATGCTTCAGTTCAAGCCTATATTCCTTGGCAAGGTGATTCTCATAAGATACATATTGCATTCAGTAGTGCAAACTGCACATTTTTGAAAAGTGACCCGTAAGGTCATCACTAAGCGTTTTTAATAAGAACATTGGGGAAAAAAGGGGATCATTGCACACATTGAGCTAGCATTTACAAGATGTTGAAGTGCACATGAGTTTTCCACTTGCGGGAAGCAAAAGCTACGCAAGTGACAAGTCTTGTGGCATGATCTTTGCACGATCTCAGAATCAGAAACAAATTTGCGAAATGACAACAGTAAGAGGGGCTAATAGTACGTAGCAAGTGAATTAACATGGGTGTCTATATGTACTAATGTGAATACTAACTTTAATATTTCAGTTAATAAGTGAAGTTCTTTAGTTGTCCAATGTTCATTGGTAATCTTGATGCTTATGTGGAAGAATCCGTTATCGAATATAATCGTTGGCTCGATAATGGTAGTAAATAGTAACACAATGAGTATTGCTTTGTTCTTTATAGATCATGTCACAGCAAACTATGTTGCAACATGCATCTGTTTCTTGTAACTTCGTTCTGAAGTCCTTATATTGCTATTCCTAGGAACCTAGGCGTGTACCGTGTGCTACTACCTCCCAGAAATGCATACGGACAAATGACATTGAAAATGTGGGGCGTACGAGCCGGCATCAAACCTTCTTTGAGATGCTTGGGAACTTCAGCTTTGGTGATTACTTCAAGAAGGAAGCAATCACATGGGCATGGGAGCTAACAACCAAGGAGTATGAACAATTTCCTTACTCCCTATGGAGCATGATCTCTGTATTGGTAAATCTTAAGCTGTTCATCTGAAAAGTTTGCCATGTCACCATGAATATTACATTCATGCACACATGCCTCTAAGTCCactctcaagaaaaaaaagggggaaaaactTCCGGACATTTAGGGTTGTTCAAATGCTTATGTCGATCCCCAGAGTATTGAACAGCTCTTCTTTCATCTGAAATTTTATACTTTGTTTGTACCCATTAATGCTATTAAAAATTTAGATTATTTGAGGATTATCAGTATTCCTGCAATTGTCTTTGATTTCTTTGTCAATGCTAATGACTTGCATATTGACTTTACCTTTCCAACCATCAGCATGCTGTTTTAGTGTATACTACTTTACTAGGCTTGATATTCTTGCATGCTTTTGTTGCTTTAATTCTGCAGCTTTcattttttgttatttatttaGGTTTGGGTTACCTCCAGAAAGACTATGGATTAGTGTATTTCAAGATGATGATGAAGCATTTTCCATTTGGCACAATGAGGTCAGTTATCAAAAACCTGCATGTTTCTGCAATCTTGAAGAGCTTTGTTTATTTTTGGTTTACACAACAACGGAACATTTATTACATTTTAGCTGCATCTCAAAGTTACTCTTCATGGTTAGCTAGACCATACAATATGCTTACTTACTAGCAAAATAATTATGGTCAAGAAAAACTTATTTCTTTAATAACTTATTAATAGTAAAAGTATATAGATCTGATGTTATTGTACATCAGTTATTTACAGTGTCAAAATATGCTTATTCTGTTCAAGAGGTGATGGGATTGTATATGGAAATATATTGACTGACACATAAACACATTGTCTTAAAATAATGTTCTGTGCCTGACTAAGTACTTCATAAGCTTGTAGTATGGGTGAGTGATTTTAtatctatttattttatcaAGGTTGGAGTACCAAAGGAGCGAATAAAGAGATTGGGCGAGGATGATAACTTTTGGACTAGTGGTGCAACTGGACCCTGTGGCCCATGTTCTGAAATTTATTATGATTTCTATCCTGAGAGAGGATCCTCAGATGCGGTATGTAAAGACTCTGTGGTATTACTAGTTAAGAAATTCAAAGCGCCTTTTCCATTGTGTATGCAAGATATTCACCATTAACTGAAACTAGTGATATACATATAGTTGTATGCAGGATTTGGGTGATGATAGTCGATTCATCGAATTCTACAATCTTGTCTTCATGCAATACAACAAAAAGGATGACGGATCTCTTGAACCATTGAAACAAAAGAACATTGATACAGGGATGGGCCTTGAGCGTATGGCACGTATTCTTCAAAAGGTATTGCCTACCATCTATTTCTTAAAACAAATGAATGTCATCCTTACTAGGTTTAAGCTACTCTCTTACTCAATTGTCTATCATAGGTTCCAAACAACTATGAGACAGACTTGATTTTCCCAATTATTGAAAAGGCAGCAAGCATGGCATTAGTGTCGTACACCACAGCTGATGATGCTATGAAGACAAATCTTAAAGTATGCTATTCAGGACCTTTTACTAGTTTCATCATAAATAAGGAGGTTACCCATAACCTTTgctctttctttttctgttaTTCCAGATAATTGGGGATCACATGAGAGCAGTTGTTTATCTCATATCAGATGGAGTCATTCCCTCAAATATTGGGAGAGGATATGTTGTCCGAAGGCTTATAAGAAGAGTAGTTCGAATTGGTAGACTGATAGGTATAAGAGGTGATGGGCATGGAAATTCAGAAGGTGCCTTTTTACCTTCACTAGCTGAGGTAGCAATCAGTCTTAGCACTGAGATAGATCCGGATGTTGAATCTAGAAGGAAATCAATTCTTGGAGAACTTCAAAGGGAAGAACTGCGATTTGTGCAGACTTTGGAAAGAGGTGAAAAATTATTGGACGAACTTCTGGATGAGGCATTATCAAGTGCTGGTAATAATGGTGGTAAACCTTGTCTATCTGGAAAAGATGTTTTCCTTTTGTATGATACATATGGTTTTCCAGTAGAGATTACAGCTGAAATAGCAGGTGAACGAGGTGTAATTGTTGACATGAAGGGATTTGATATGGAAATggaaaaccaaaggaaacaaTCTCAGGCTGCTCATAATGTAGTTAAACTTTCTGTAGGAAATGAGACTGAGATTGTCAAGAGTATCCCCGATACTGAATTTCTGGGGTACGACTCTCTTTCTGCCACTGCTGTTGTTAAAGGTCTTTTAGTTAATGGAAACTCAGTGAATGTAGTTTCAGAAGGTTCTGATGTAGAAATATTTTTAGATCGGACACCATTTTATGCTGAATCAGGTGGTCAAGTGGGAGATAATGGTTTCTTGTATGTCTATGGAGAAGAAGATGCAAAACAGAAGGCAGTCATAGAAATCAATGACGTCCAAAAATCCCTGGGGAATATCTTTGTTCACAAAGGCACAATTAAACAGGGGTCAGTAGAAGTTGGGAAGGAAATCGATGCTGCTGTTGATGCAAAATTGAGGCAGGGGGCTAAGGTATGAAATTGTGGAGGCATCGGATTGTTTTTTCtggttgacattttttttttgttttcaagaTTCAatgataatttgttttatttggatTCACATTAACTTAGCTTATGTATTTATTTACCTGACGAGGTTTCTCGAGATTCTGAAAAATCTATCTGATCAGACTACTTTAAAGAGCAAAATAGGAACATTTGCAATAGCTAATTTCTTGTGTTCCATGACTAATTACAGCTTAGATTGTTGGCATTTGAAACATGCAAATGTGGTTAGAATATAGGTTCATAGGCTTTATTGCTTCCATTATCTTGGTTCTTACTTTCATATGCTATCTTTGTTTTGTACTAGGCCCATCATACTGCAACACATCTCCTACAATCTGCTCTTAAAAGTGTCATTGGTTCAGAAACATCACAGGCAGGATCCCTTGTGGCATTTGACCGTCTCCGATTTGACTTCAATTTCCACCGCCCCCTTTCTGAAGAGGAATTGATGAAAATTGAATCACTTGTAAACCAATGGGTTAGCAGTGCTACACATCTTGAGACAAAAGTGATGGATCTGCAAGATGCAAAAAATGCTGGTGCAATTGCAATGTTTGGAGAGAAATATGGCGAGCAGGTTAGTCTGTATATAtagatgtttttttcttcaaaaaatagTTAGTGCCCTGGCCTCTGGAAATTAGTATGTTGCAGTGACATGCCTGAGTAGGGAAGTGCCAAGTCATGAAAGTTTGTGCAGATGAAATTCCGAACTTGAAGGAGCATAGAACAATGAAAATGCATGTTATACCATAGTAGCATAGCCAATAGTTTAACCTCaataagacttttttttttttgttctgatAGGTCAGAGTTGTAGAGGTCCCTGGGGTGTCTATGGAACTCTGTGGTGGAACTCATGTGAGTAACACCGCTGAGATCCGTGGTTTCAAGATTATCTCAGAGCAGGGAATAGCTTCTGGAGTCAGAAGGATTGAGGCTGTTGCAGGTGATGCATTTGTTGAGTATGTTTGTGCCCGTGACAACTATATGCGGCGCTTGTGCTCATCCCTTAAGGTATGATGGTGCTCATGCTGTTGCCCTTCTGATTTGTCTTGTGTTTGTTTGTAAGTTTGGTTGCTATACTTTGTGAATCTATGATCGTTTACTTCTTTGCCCCATGTTCAAATAGACAAACATGCATGCTTCTAACTGCTGCTAATCATAGGCACATGTGTTCAGATACAGCATGTTGGCAACAAATTTTACTCTGTAACTTGATTATAGACATCATGTTAATCACAAGCAAAATGCCAACAGCATGCTCATCCTGTCATCCATGCCTAGGATGATCAATTCTTGCAAGAACAAACTATGCTGATTATGTCTCCATTTGTGTTTTTCAATTGATGTCCATCTACTCAAAATAACTTTGCAGGTCAAGGCTGAAGATGTGAATGGCAGAGTAGAAACAATTCTTGAAGAGCTAAGAACAACCAGAAACGAAGTATCATCTCTACGCAGCAAAATCGCGGTGCTCAAAGCAGCATCCCTCGCAAATAAAGCTACAACTATCGATAACACGAGGTATGACGCCTCCGCTTTTGCCATTTTCACATCCAGTCTTCATGATCATcacttgctagttgctactagAAAACCAATAACATTTGGCAGTTGACAATTTGACATAAGCAACAAATCCATCCCAAAAATCTGTGCTCTGCAGGGTCGTGGTTGAGAACATGGGTGATGTGGACGCCGATGGTCTGAAGAGCGCCGCGGAGTATCTCGTGGACACCCTTGAAGACCCTGCCGCGGTGATCTTAGGCTCAAGCCCGGGCGATGGCAAGGTCAGCTTGGTTGCGGCCTTCAGCCCCGGCGTCGTCAAGATGGGTATCCAGGCAGGGAAGTTCGTCGGCGGCATAGCCAAActctgcggcggaggcggcggcggcaaggccaATTTTGCCCAAGCCGGTGGACGGAAGCCGGAGAACTTGCCGGGTGCGCTCGAGAAGGCACGGGATGAAATTGTTGCTGCTATATCGTCGAAGTCGAGCTGATTTTTGTACTGAACCATGTACATAGGGAATAGAACAGACTTACGGCTATATGGTTCACAGTGGCAGTAACATTTTTCGTCAACCAAAAATAGGAAATTGttgttttgggatttttttttctgcccgGTTGCGTACGTACTTTGCAGAAAACCAGCTTGTACCATTTGTAACTAccccgtccaaaaaaaactcaacagagcaagtttaataatatagcccacTACAAGCTCCAAATCTTCTATATAcaatgtaatagtcaattcatactatagttgcttactatattattaatacatggtcctaTCTATCATATAcatattacgtcttggagttcgtgctacagctggctacagatttgtagcccgctgctcttctctctcttcttttatctctataaaatatgtttatagctggcttatagcccgTTATTGCACCTGCTCTTATaggtttgagtttttttttggacggagggagtagtgacaAATTAATGTAACTATGGCCCTTATCAGCGCAGCTTTTGGCTAGCTtttggaagaagaaagagaaagaatgcaaatctctcttttttttctcaaatatgcATGGGAGCGGTTGAGGAGGGGTGTTCAAGACGCAATTACAAATAACAGAGAAAACAAAGGTCAAAAATCAAACacacaaaaaacaaacaaaagacaaTGAACAAAGCATCCCAAGAAGACCCTTGTAatgttctactccctccgtcccataaaaaactaacctagACTGttagttccacgtcaaaattgaaagtttgaagaaattggaatgatgtgacggaaaagttgaaagtttgtgtgtgtaggaaagttcgatgtgacggaaaagttagaagtttgaaggaaaaagttggaatctaaacagggccctagtactggatgtgacacattctagtaatACAAATCTGGACAcatctctgtccagattcattgtactataatatgtcacattcagtcctagattcattttttttttttgaaacggagggagtaactctcACTTAGGTTGTGCTTTTTTTGTTGGGAACCCTCCCTTCGCACGTAAACGGAGCGATGGATTAACGCATAATTAAgtaagtattagctataaaatattgaaaatggattactatgtttttttaaagcaactttcctatataaactttttttaaaaaaaacacactgtttaacagtttgaaaaatgaACACGCGAAAAACAAGAGAAGTGAGTTGAGAACTTAGGCTAAGCCTTAGCCGGGATCAGTAATCAGTGAAAGTCCCTTGGGCCTTGGCCTTGGCCAATCTCCAAAGACATGCAAGAACCAAGCAAGCTGAAATACTTAGGGAAGCCTCGAAGGCAAATTTCTTGAAGGGCTGGTTTCTCCAATAGGCTTCTAAAAAAAAGGTCATTTGTGAAGATTATGATGTTTTCATTAAACTCTTGTTAGATATAGTAGTGAGCACATATGGTTGTGAACTCATTCACAAGGACTTAAGTCTCACCTTTTTTTCAGCATGTGTGAGACAAAATAAGTATTtatctctctctattttttattatttctttcccgacaatatttttttataaaaaaagttgcTACTTCTTAATCAACCTTATTCCGCTTCCTCGCCCTGCTTGAGCTCTACTATCGTTGTCACCACTGTCATCTTAAGCTCCTCCATGGCATACCTCTAGATCCCAATCATGATATTGGTATTCATGTTGTGGCCGCCTTCACCTTGAGGTCTTGGTCGCTACTATCTCTACTTTGAACTATGGCTATCGTTGTTGCCTTGAGCTCATGAGTAGTGCCATGTTGAAGTTGTAGTCATTATCGCCGCCTCGAGCTCATCATTGTGGTTGCCATTACTGCATCAAGCTCCTCCCTTTTACCAACTATATATCCTAGTTGCTATTTTCATCGAGCCACCTCTAGGAGCTTGTTGCCACCATGTTTTGTTGGACTATCTCCAAGAGGGATGAGGCTCCCCTGACGTTGTACGGTTTACAGTTGTGctactgatatgtgggcccacatATTAGTGACTCATATGCAAACTGCACAACATCAGAGGATCTATTTCCCTCCAAGAGCTAGCCGTTGCTAATTCTACTCCAACACCACATCACCACCTCCTTCTACGGTTTCTATTCACACCATTGATTGTGGATTTGCACATTGATTCCTAAGCAAATGGAAAAGATAAAGGATGCTATATGTAGTTGTTGATATGGTTTTACACTTCAATAACTACTTCAATAACTAGACTGTTAAACAAACCAGATAATATAAATAGTAGCTTCTTTTGGAATCTAGGTAAACATGATAGGACAATGTAGGACTAATTTAGACTATAATAATTTCataagaaaacaaaactatCAATTTCCCGCAAGAATGGAGAAAAATTTCCCATGTTCTAAACAAGCCTAATAAGCATGTACAACTGCTATTTATTTATCTCGTTCCACTCCCTTGGCCTGCTTATGAGCTCCTAGTCATCGTGTCTCTACATTGAGCTATAGCCACAATCAACATTGCCACCTTAAGCTCGTTGATGGCACCATAGCATCCACCTAAGCTTTGGTCACTATCATTGTTCCTATCTTTAGCTTCTTGACAACACCACCTCTAGGTATCAATATTGTCACGGCCTCAACCTCTGTTGTAGCTACCTCCACCTTGAGCTTATAAGCGCTACCCCCAATTCCAAATCCTAATCATTATCCATGCCTTGAGTAGCCACATCTCTAGCTCAAACTCCTCCATTGCTCCTCTAGAGTCTAGATCCTAGTTGAGTTCTCGTTGATCCACTTCTCGAAGTTCGTTGCAACATGGTCAGTTGGTCATCAAAATGCCTCCAAGTGCTTTCCATTGCTTCCTCTGCCACAATGCCACCTCCCTATGTGGATTCCATTGCCTAAAGATTTGATCACATTGATTGTTGATTTGGGCGTTAATTGATATTGATATTATATGTAGCTATCGATATTGTTTCACGTTTCGATGGCTAGTGTACTAATAAATAATCAGATTCTAAGAAAAATATCTTATCCATAATACCATTCAAATCGCACtatataaaactaatttagagATTTACAATACAAAAGTTACGTAAAACTACTGTTCCGAACCGATAAATTTTCCCGCGTTCTAAATAGGTCTTAAAAAAggagtttaaagaaaaaaatataacaataaacCAACACGAAATTTGGCTACGATTTACGGTCAATTACTAGTTACCATTCCTTGCAATTTTCACCAGCTAGCGGTACTCCCAAATTCCCCCCCATTTCGCGCTCGGCTCCGTTGCGCCCGCGCTCCAAAAATCCCGAACCGGTGGCGCGTACTACCCAACGACCCGCACCACACCTATCACACCGACACGCGGGCCCCATCCGTCACCAACCGACACCGACCCGAGCCGCACCCGCGCGCGGGGGACGGACGGAAGCGTTTTGAAaaacatcgccgccgcccgcgcgccgccaccaaaaaaaggaaaaaaaaattgcgcaTAAATCATTTCCCCCCCTCCACAACCAAATCTCTCCTCCCGCTCGCCGAaaccctcgccgtcgccgcgccatggccgccgccgccgatgctcccccgcctcctccggaggtcgccccgcccgcgcccgcgcccgccccCGCGCCGGCGCCATATCAGCCGCCGCGGCTGGCGGTGGCCGACGgagcgggaggtggcggcggcggcggcgggaagccgTGCAGGCACCACGCGTACAGCCGCAAGCAGAAGTCGCTCGGCCTCCTCTGCACCAAGTAAACAGCCAAcaaccctccccctcccctccacgcAGCTTCGCGCAACCGCTATAGCTTTCTCGAGGTTGATTTGGCTGGCCCTCCCTggtgtgtttggtttgctagCTTCGTGGCGCTGTACGACCGGGAGGACGTGGAGTCGGTGGGGCTGGACGACGCGGCGAGGCGGCTGGGCGTCGAGAGGCGCCGGATCTACGACATCGTCAACGTGCTCGAGAGCATCGGGGTCAGGAAAATTTTTTCATCTCCTCGCCTCGTCTCCCTTTCTTGGATTTGAGGAGCGATCTTGTTCTGCGTTCGCTAAACATTTCTTGGCCGGTCGTGCGCAGATGCTCGTGAGGAGGGCCAAGAATCGGTATACGTGGATCGGCTTCGGTGGAGTCCCTGCGGCGCTCGCGGAACTCAAGGTTAGGAGGATCCGCATATTCTGTTCTTACCATCGTGTCATTGTATGCTTTGTGAGGCGTAATCAGATCGGAATTTGGATGTATTTATTGAATTTTCTGTTGTTTCGGTTTGGTCAGGAGATGTCACTGAGGGCGGTGTCAAGCGTGGCGTCACCGTCGCTGGATGAAACATCTGCTGCTAATGTTAGATTTATTCTCTCTTTGCTAGCTCTTGGTATTGTTACAAATCGACGAAATGATTAGCACTTGTACTGACAAAAGTGGCACATTTTGGGTTTTGTGAATTATGATTATAAAAGGTCtcggatgatgaggatgatgacaaGTTAGATGATGCTGAGGGCGATGCGGAGAGCGAGAAGCTCAGCCTCAGCCAGTCCATTGACAATCCTTCTGATAAGCCTGATGCACCCCCTTGCAAGCTTCGATCCGGTATAGTTGGTTAATCGCTTTTCTTGCTATCTCACCGTGCCTGTTGGAACACATGGTTTGTACTGACTGGTTGTTGTATTAGCAGAGCATAGGAAGGAGAAGTCCCTTGGGCTGCTCACTCAGAATTTTGTCAAGCTCTTCCTCACCATGGAGGTAAGCAGCACTGGATTTGTTCCTCAACTGTTTGATTAAGTTGGATGTCCTTTGTGGTTAATTTTAGCGGAATTTGTATTTGATTCAGATTGAGACGATCTCACTTGATGAAGCCGCAAAGCGGCTCCTTGGAGAGGGACATGCGGCGAACAATATGAGAAGTAATTGTTCACATTTCCTATTTATAATTCCAAACTGACAGTAGTTTTTACTATCCAACTGGAACTCACAATGATTCTGATGTTCTTGATACAGCCAAAGTTCGGCGATTGTACGATATTGCCAATGTGCTGTCTTCTTTGAATCTTATTGAGAAGGTATACCCTCAAACCGCATTCGATTTCAGTTGAACCTAAGTGATTTTTTCTTAACTTGGTATCTTCTGC from Oryza glaberrima chromosome 6, OglaRS2, whole genome shotgun sequence includes these protein-coding regions:
- the LOC127777082 gene encoding alanine--tRNA ligase, chloroplastic/mitochondrial; the protein is MEAAALLSPTATSRSPLPLLSTAPAAHRLHVLLPLSGRRRRLCLRSSPRPRGSLGCAGDCVVRSMGSSRERGVLVKTSSSSASVESATQEVGAASSGEWSGDAIRRRFLDFYAARGHKILPSSSLVPDDPTVFLTIAGMLQFKPIFLGKEPRRVPCATTSQKCIRTNDIENVGRTSRHQTFFEMLGNFSFGDYFKKEAITWAWELTTKEFGLPPERLWISVFQDDDEAFSIWHNEVGVPKERIKRLGEDDNFWTSGATGPCGPCSEIYYDFYPERGSSDADLGDDSRFIEFYNLVFMQYNKKDDGSLEPLKQKNIDTGMGLERMARILQKVPNNYETDLIFPIIEKAASMALVSYTTADDAMKTNLKIIGDHMRAVVYLISDGVIPSNIGRGYVVRRLIRRVVRIGRLIGIRGDGHGNSEGAFLPSLAEVAISLSTEIDPDVESRRKSILGELQREELRFVQTLERGEKLLDELLDEALSSAGNNGGKPCLSGKDVFLLYDTYGFPVEITAEIAGERGVIVDMKGFDMEMENQRKQSQAAHNVVKLSVGNETEIVKSIPDTEFLGYDSLSATAVVKGLLVNGNSVNVVSEGSDVEIFLDRTPFYAESGGQVGDNGFLYVYGEEDAKQKAVIEINDVQKSLGNIFVHKGTIKQGSVEVGKEIDAAVDAKLRQGAKAHHTATHLLQSALKSVIGSETSQAGSLVAFDRLRFDFNFHRPLSEEELMKIESLVNQWVSSATHLETKVMDLQDAKNAGAIAMFGEKYGEQVRVVEVPGVSMELCGGTHVSNTAEIRGFKIISEQGIASGVRRIEAVAGDAFVEYVCARDNYMRRLCSSLKVKAEDVNGRVETILEELRTTRNEVSSLRSKIAVLKAASLANKATTIDNTRVVVENMGDVDADGLKSAAEYLVDTLEDPAAVILGSSPGDGKVSLVAAFSPGVVKMGIQAGKFVGGIAKLCGGGGGGKANFAQAGGRKPENLPGALEKARDEIVAAISSKSS
- the LOC127775806 gene encoding E2F transcription factor-like E2FE, translating into MAAAADAPPPPPEVAPPAPAPAPAPAPYQPPRLAVADGAGGGGGGGGKPCRHHAYSRKQKSLGLLCTNFVALYDREDVESVGLDDAARRLGVERRRIYDIVNVLESIGMLVRRAKNRYTWIGFGGVPAALAELKEMSLRAVSSVASPSLDETSAANVSDDEDDDKLDDAEGDAESEKLSLSQSIDNPSDKPDAPPCKLRSEHRKEKSLGLLTQNFVKLFLTMEIETISLDEAAKRLLGEGHAANNMRTKVRRLYDIANVLSSLNLIEKTQQADSRKPAFRWLGQAKRNEGVTVALPPTKTLPNKRAFGTDLTNIDNKRGKLDSTMENRGKPTQDGGNLFNNLQRQLGQENRSDFVYGPFHPAGARKQEHGNRTVQEKERKSIQDWENLASSFRPQYQNPGLNDLFGHYMEAWRSWYSDLRRDRAS